The following proteins come from a genomic window of Trifolium pratense cultivar HEN17-A07 linkage group LG4, ARS_RC_1.1, whole genome shotgun sequence:
- the LOC123921723 gene encoding uncharacterized protein LOC123921723: MAEANSRESQRRRRRILQQGSDRLAFIKGQIQTLPSPDNLPHAEEEEENSNSILQNHVASDRSITQTPTEIEPSSEIQRGESEISTIPSSEIEPENVHVQPQSLSPTLPYSSNEISRQQPHAEEPRSFNFIIPSDVSNAIDASRVTRLCCSIIVALLVVASYLGFSLINTVISFRPLYLVLLTNSTFVVAKIITGKQRGSDERSRRRQSSADSSDQWNQLAKTLEIGMVVKTVVDAVFIDCAVYAIVLICSLSLVHT; this comes from the exons atggCAGAAGCAAACAGCAGAGAGTcccaaagaagaagaagaagaatcctCCAACAAGGATCCGACCGTTTAGCCTTCATCAAGGGTCAAATCCAAACCCTCCCTTCTCCCG ATAATTTGCCTCAcgcagaagaagaagaagaaaactcgAATTCCATTTTGCAGAATCACGTTGCTTCTGATAGAAGCATAACCCAAACACCAACTGAAATTGAACCTAGTTCTGAAATTCAACGCGGTGAGAGTGAGATTTCAACAATCCCAAGTTCTGAAATTGAACCTGAAAATGTACATGTACAACCACAATCACTATCACCAACACTTCCATATTCATCTAATGAAATTTCCCGGCAACAACCGCATGCCGAGGAGCCTAGAAGTTTCAATTTCATAATCCCGAGTGATGTGAGTAATGCAATTGATGCTTCGAGGGTTACACGTCTTTGTTGTTCGATTATAGTGGCTCTATTGGTTGTTGCATCTTATCTAGGATTCTCTTTGATTAATACTGTGATAAGCTTTAGACCACTTTACTTGGTTCTGCTAACAAATTCAACTTTTGTTGTTGCGAAAATTATTACTGGAAAACAACGAGGATCTGATGAGAGGTCGAGGAGAAGACAGAGCAGCGCCGATTCTTCTGATCAATGGAATCAACTTGCTAAAACATTGGAAATTGGCATGGTGGTAAAGACTGTGGTTGATGCTGTTTTCATCGATTGTGCTGTCTATGCTATTGTACTGATATGCAGCCTTTCGCTTGTGCATACATGA
- the LOC123921713 gene encoding probable polyol transporter 4, with product MMFQENGNGEMGLSGIPLGTKNKYKRMSSQLPDDNDDVLHQQQLEDKRNSTRKYVIACAIFASLNNVLLGYDVGVMSGAVIFIKEDLKITEVQVEFLIGILSIVSLLGSLGGGRTSDIIGRKWTMALAAVIFQMGGITMTFAPSYRVLMIGRLLAGIGIGFGVMISPIYIAEISPNLTRGSLTAFPEIFINVGIMLGYVSNYAFSGLSVHISWRVMLAVGILPSVFIGFALFIIPESPRWLVMQNRIDEARSVLLKTNEDEKEVEERLAEIQQAASFSNSDKYENKPVWRELLFPPPALRWMLITGLGIQCFQQISGIDATVYYSPEIFEAAGIEDKSKVLAATVAVGIAKTVFILIAIVLIDKVGRKPLLITSTIGMTVCLFCMGATLLFFDKGPFAIALAVLFVCGNVAFFSVGLGPVCWVLTSEIFPLRVRAQASALGAVANRVCSGLVAMSFLSVSKAISFAGTFFLFSAISALAIVFVFTIVPETKGKSLEQIEMMFQNEHGTQEKETELSDVEQLVQNKTELTN from the exons ATGATGTTCCAAGAAAACGGTAATGGTGAAATGGGTTTATCTGGAATTCCATTGGGAACAAAGAACAAGTACAAGAGGATGAGTTCTCAGCTTcctgatgataatgatgatgtttTACACCAACAACAATTGGAAGATAAGAGGAACAGTACTAGGAAATATGTTATTGCTTGTGCAATCTTTGCTTCTCTCAACAATGTTCTTCTTGGCTATG ATGTGGGTGTGATGAGTGGTGCAGTTATATTTATCAAAGAAGATCTAAAGATAACTGAGGTACAAGTAGAGTTTTTGATTGGTATTCTGAGTATTGTTTCTCTATTGGGTAGTTTAGGTGGTGGAAGAACATCAGATATTATTGGTAGAAAATGGACAATGGCATTGGCTGCAGTTATATTCCAAATGGGTGGAATTACAATGACTTTTGCTCCGTCATATCGAGTATTGATGATTGGAAGATTGTTAGCTGGGATTGGAATAGGGTTTGGAGTTATGATTTCACCTATATATATTGCTGAGATATCACCAAATCTCACTAGAGGTTCTCTTACTGCTTTTCCAGAGATTTTCATAAATGTAGGAATTATGCTTGGTTATGTATCCAATTACGCGTTTTCCGGTCTTTCGGTACACATAAGTTGGAGAGTAATGCTTGCTGTGGGGATTTTACCCTCAGTGTTCATTGGCTTTgctcttttcattattcctgaGTCACCACGGTGGTTGGTAATGCAGAACCGAATTGATGAAGCGAGATCGGTGCTTTTGAAAACAAACGAAGACGAGAAAGAAGTGGAAGAGAGGCTAGCAGAAATACAACAGGCTGctagtttttctaattctgatAAATACGAAAACAAACCCGTTTGGCGTGAATTGTTGTTTCCTCCTCCTGCACTTCGTTGGATGCTGATTACTGGTCTTGGAATTCAGTGTTTTCAACAGATCTCAGGAATTGATGCCACTGTGTATTACAGTCCAGAAATTTTCGAAGCAGCTGGGATTGAAGATAAATCAAAAGTTCTAGCTGCTACTGTTGCCGTAGGTATAGCAAAGACAGTTTTTATTTTGATCGCCATTGTTCTTATTGATAAAGTAGGAAGAAAACCCCTTCTCATTACAAGCACAATTGGGATGACAGTTTGTTTGTTCTGTATGGGGGCTACTCTTTTATTTTTCGATAAAGGGCCATTTGCGATTGCATTGGCGGTTCTTTTTGTTTGTGGAAATGTGGCATTCTTTTCAGTTGGACTCGGCCCTGTGTGCTGGGTTTTGACATCAGAAATCTTCCCTTTACGAGTGCGTGCTCAAGCATCTGCACTTGGAGCTGTGGCCAATAGGGTTTGTAGCGGCCTTGTAGCCATGTCTTTCCTGTCTGTATCCAAGGCAATTTCTTTCGCCGGAACGTTCTTTCTGTTTTCTGCTATTTCTGCTCTTGCCATTGTCTTTGTTTTCACAATAGTACCTGAAACCAAAGGAAAGTCATTGGAACAAATTGAGATGATGTTTCAGAATGAACACGGGACTCAAGAAAAAGAAACGGAGCTAAGTGATGTTGAACAACTAGTGCAGAACAAAACCGAATTAACAAATTAG
- the LOC123923279 gene encoding ethylene-responsive transcription factor ERF054-like isoform X1, with the protein MKSEKSTEDKKSVDEITKVINEIKSKQCEMEKGKEKMFVEDVSMQHSPLKKICISQHQNTNQSSSHQIPSSKIVFPFAFEGSQYPISFPHKSRTTNFLPPFSPPLHPTSPLSAPNSVLPRQRQQIQNKQLLRPQARPLNAGKLYRGVRQRHWGKWVAEIRLPRNRTRLWLGTFDNAENAAMAYDREAFKLRGENAKLNFPELFLNKDKPPTSSSSSSTIAQTPSAPSLHESSSSTSTKFQNPNQPESIHDKYSLQAINDSKTGENNSQLVLGEMAGWLEAIPAGWGPGSPIWDDLDPNSNLLLQSQFPFLNPNQQEFHVISDAARRQHEDNTGPGSTS; encoded by the coding sequence ATGAAGAGTGAAAAATCGACCGAAGATAAAAAGAGTGTTGATGAGATTACCAAGGTGATTAATGAAATTAAAAGTAAACAATGTGAGATggaaaagggaaaggaaaaaatGTTTGTTGAAGATGTTTCCATGCAACATAGTCCTCTCAAGAAGATTTGTATCTCTCAACACCAAAACACAAATCAATCATCCTCTCATCAAATTCCTTCATCTAAAATTGTTTTCCCTTTTGCTTTTGAAGGTTCTCAATATCCAATATCATTCCCACACAAATCAAGAACAACAAATTTTTTGCCTCCTTTTTCTCCACCTCTTCACCCAACATCACCCTTATCAGCTCCTAATTCTGTTTTACCTCGCCAACGACAACAGATTCAGAATAAGCAGCTTCTTAGGCCTCAAGCGCGGCCTTTGAATGCTGGAAAACTGTATAGAGGAGTGAGGCAACGCCATTGGGGAAAATGGGTGGCTGAGATTCGTCTCCCTCGAAATAGAACTCGTCTCTGGCTTGGAACATTTGACAATGCTGAAAATGCTGCCATGGCATATGATCGCGAGGCTTTTAAGCTAAGAGGAGAAAATGCTAAGCTAAACTTCCCTGAACTCTTCCTTAACAAAGATAAACcaccaacatcatcatcatcatcatccacaATAGCTCAAACTCCGTCTGCTCCTTCGCTACATGAAAGTTCGAGttcaacatcaacaaaattccAGAACCCAAATCAACCAGAATCGATTCATGACAAGTATAGCTTGCAAGCTATCAATGATTCTAAAACCGGGGAAAATAATTCACAGCTGGTTTTGGGAGAAATGGCTGGTTGGTTGGAGGCAATTCCAGCAGGTTGGGGTCCAGGTAGTCCTATATGGGACGATTTGGACCCCAACAGTAATCTTCTTTTGCAGTCACAGTTTCCTTTTTTGAATCCAAATCAGCAAGAATTTCATGTTATAAGTGATGCTGCTCGGAGACAACACGAAGATAACACAGGACCAGGCTCTACCTCTTGA
- the LOC123923279 gene encoding ethylene-responsive transcription factor ERF054-like isoform X2, with protein MKSEKSTEDKKSVDEITKVINEIKSKQCEMEKGKEKMFVEDVSMQHSPLKKICISQHQNTNQSSSHQIPSSKIVFPFAFEGSQYPISFPHKSRTTNFLPPFSPPLHPTSPLSAPNSVLPRQRQQIQNKQLLRPQARPLNAGKLYRGVRQRHWGKWVAEIRLPRNRTRLWLGTFDNAENAAMAYDREAFKLRGENAKLNFPELFLNKDKPPTSSSSSSTIAQTPSAPSLHESSSSTSTKFQNPNQPESIHDKYSLQAINDSKTGENNSQLVLGEMAGWLEAIPAVIFFCSHSFLF; from the exons ATGAAGAGTGAAAAATCGACCGAAGATAAAAAGAGTGTTGATGAGATTACCAAGGTGATTAATGAAATTAAAAGTAAACAATGTGAGATggaaaagggaaaggaaaaaatGTTTGTTGAAGATGTTTCCATGCAACATAGTCCTCTCAAGAAGATTTGTATCTCTCAACACCAAAACACAAATCAATCATCCTCTCATCAAATTCCTTCATCTAAAATTGTTTTCCCTTTTGCTTTTGAAGGTTCTCAATATCCAATATCATTCCCACACAAATCAAGAACAACAAATTTTTTGCCTCCTTTTTCTCCACCTCTTCACCCAACATCACCCTTATCAGCTCCTAATTCTGTTTTACCTCGCCAACGACAACAGATTCAGAATAAGCAGCTTCTTAGGCCTCAAGCGCGGCCTTTGAATGCTGGAAAACTGTATAGAGGAGTGAGGCAACGCCATTGGGGAAAATGGGTGGCTGAGATTCGTCTCCCTCGAAATAGAACTCGTCTCTGGCTTGGAACATTTGACAATGCTGAAAATGCTGCCATGGCATATGATCGCGAGGCTTTTAAGCTAAGAGGAGAAAATGCTAAGCTAAACTTCCCTGAACTCTTCCTTAACAAAGATAAACcaccaacatcatcatcatcatcatccacaATAGCTCAAACTCCGTCTGCTCCTTCGCTACATGAAAGTTCGAGttcaacatcaacaaaattccAGAACCCAAATCAACCAGAATCGATTCATGACAAGTATAGCTTGCAAGCTATCAATGATTCTAAAACCGGGGAAAATAATTCACAGCTGGTTTTGGGAGAAATGGCTGGTTGGTTGGAGGCAATTCCAGCAG TAATCTTCTTTTGCAGTCACAGTTTCCTTTTTTGA